A DNA window from Danio aesculapii chromosome 1, fDanAes4.1, whole genome shotgun sequence contains the following coding sequences:
- the LOC130230736 gene encoding CD209 antigen-like, with amino-acid sequence MNVCCLVLFMFTEAMSWSESRQFCKNRGADLVIIKSEEKQRLISSLVKEDTWIGLSDKETEGTMKWVDNSPLNQGFWSRGEPNNAVVNEDCIEMTPTKPILNNWNDEQCSREKKGICEKSGSFSLVFK; translated from the exons atgaatgtgtgttgtttagttttgttcatGTTCACTGAGGCGATGAGCTGGTCTGAGAGCAGGCAGTTCTGTAAGAATCGTGGAGCTGATCTGGTCATTATTAAGAGTGAAGAGAAGCAG AGGTTGATTTCCTCATTAGTCAAGGAGGACACATGGATCGGTTTGTCTGACAAAGAGACTGAGGGCACCATGAAGTGGGTGGATAATTCACCACTGAATCAAGG GTTCTGGTCCCGTGGTGAGCCGAATAATGCAGTTGTAAATGAAGACTGTATTGAAATGACGCCTACAAAACCCATCCTGAACAACTGGAATGACGAACAGTGCTCAAGAGAGAAAAAAGGCATTTGTGAGAAATCGGGTTCAttcagtcttgtttttaaataa
- the LOC130230793 gene encoding C-type lectin domain family 4 member E-like isoform X2, producing the protein MEIDTIYQNVEEATHEGKAQQNRCRCLVLAMVILGIICVILLVFVTLQHIRADSNHHGLFFIYNETNSWSESRQFCRDRGGDLIIINTEEKQRFISPFVEDYLWIGLTDVKIEGNMKWVDNSPLKQGFWIDGEPNNLEGENCVIIAPVENILKNWNDAPCTYKFKALCEK; encoded by the exons ATGGAGATAGACACCATTTATCAAAATGTTGAAGAGGCTACACATGAAGGAAAAGCTCAACAAAACA GATGCAGATGTTTGGTGTTGGCGATGGTGATTCTTGGTATTATTTGTGTAATTCTGCTGGTCTTCGTCACGCTGCAGCACATCCGGGCTGATTCTAATCATCATG gtttgtttttcatttacaatGAGACGAACAGCTGGTCTGAGAGCAGGCAGTTCTGCAGGGATCGTGGTGGTGATCTGATCATTATTAACACTGAAGAGAAGCAG AGGTTCATATCTCCATTTGTCGAGGACTATCTGTGGATCGGTTTGACCGACGTAAAGATCGAGGGCAACATGAAATGGGTGGATAATTCACCACTGAAACAAGG GTTTTGGATTGACGGTGAGCCCAACAATCTTGAAGGTGAAAACTGTGTGATTATAGCTCCTGTAGAAAACATCCTGAAGAACTGGAATGATGCCCCATGCACATACAAATTTAAAGCCCTTTGTGAAAAATAG
- the LOC130230793 gene encoding C-type lectin domain family 4 member E-like isoform X1 encodes MEIDTIYQNVEEATHEGKAQQNRGCRCLVLAMVILGIICVILLVFVTLQHIRADSNHHGLFFIYNETNSWSESRQFCRDRGGDLIIINTEEKQRFISPFVEDYLWIGLTDVKIEGNMKWVDNSPLKQGFWIDGEPNNLEGENCVIIAPVENILKNWNDAPCTYKFKALCEK; translated from the exons ATGGAGATAGACACCATTTATCAAAATGTTGAAGAGGCTACACATGAAGGAAAAGCTCAACAAAACA GAGGATGCAGATGTTTGGTGTTGGCGATGGTGATTCTTGGTATTATTTGTGTAATTCTGCTGGTCTTCGTCACGCTGCAGCACATCCGGGCTGATTCTAATCATCATG gtttgtttttcatttacaatGAGACGAACAGCTGGTCTGAGAGCAGGCAGTTCTGCAGGGATCGTGGTGGTGATCTGATCATTATTAACACTGAAGAGAAGCAG AGGTTCATATCTCCATTTGTCGAGGACTATCTGTGGATCGGTTTGACCGACGTAAAGATCGAGGGCAACATGAAATGGGTGGATAATTCACCACTGAAACAAGG GTTTTGGATTGACGGTGAGCCCAACAATCTTGAAGGTGAAAACTGTGTGATTATAGCTCCTGTAGAAAACATCCTGAAGAACTGGAATGATGCCCCATGCACATACAAATTTAAAGCCCTTTGTGAAAAATAG